From the genome of Streptomyces sp. NBC_01260, one region includes:
- a CDS encoding alpha/beta fold hydrolase encodes MSSTELPGVRAAAAAVAPTVSAVRVAEGERLRSVTLAGLTLTVRSRPPERTGLAPALYVHGLGGSSQNWSALMPLLQDVLDGEAVDLPGFGDSPPPDDGNYSVTGHARAVIRFLDAGERGPVHLFGNSLGGAVATRVAAVRPDLVRTLTLISPALPEIRVQWSAAPTALLAVPGLVSLVSRMTRDWSAEERTRGVMALCYGDPARVSETGFRAAVAEMERRLELPYFWDAMARSARGIVDAYTLGGQHGLWRQAERVLAPTQLVYGGRDRLVSYRMARRASAAFRDSRLLTLPDAGHVAMMEYPEAVAQAFRELLDEDGGS; translated from the coding sequence ATGTCTTCGACCGAGCTGCCGGGAGTCCGCGCCGCCGCCGCAGCGGTGGCCCCCACGGTGAGCGCGGTCAGGGTCGCGGAGGGCGAGAGACTCCGCTCCGTGACGCTGGCCGGACTCACGCTGACCGTCCGTTCGCGGCCGCCGGAGCGGACGGGCCTGGCGCCCGCCCTCTACGTGCACGGGCTCGGCGGCTCCTCGCAGAACTGGTCGGCGCTGATGCCGCTCCTCCAGGACGTGCTGGACGGCGAGGCGGTCGATCTGCCGGGCTTCGGGGACTCTCCGCCGCCGGACGACGGCAACTACTCGGTCACCGGTCACGCCCGCGCGGTGATCCGCTTCCTGGACGCGGGGGAGCGCGGGCCCGTCCATCTGTTCGGCAACTCCCTCGGCGGCGCGGTGGCGACCCGGGTCGCGGCGGTCCGCCCCGACCTGGTGCGCACGCTCACCCTGATCTCGCCCGCGCTCCCCGAGATCCGGGTGCAGTGGTCGGCCGCGCCGACCGCACTGCTCGCCGTTCCGGGGCTCGTGTCCCTGGTCTCCCGGATGACCCGGGACTGGAGCGCGGAAGAACGCACCCGCGGAGTCATGGCACTCTGTTACGGCGATCCGGCACGGGTCTCCGAGACGGGCTTCCGCGCGGCGGTGGCCGAAATGGAGCGACGGCTGGAACTGCCGTACTTCTGGGACGCCATGGCGCGCTCGGCGCGTGGCATCGTCGATGCGTACACGCTGGGCGGTCAGCACGGGCTGTGGCGTCAGGCCGAGCGTGTGCTCGCGCCGACCCAGCTCGTGTACGGCGGACGGGACCGGCTCGTCTCGTACCGGATGGCACGCAGGGCGTCCGCGGCCTTCCGCGATTCGCGGCTGCTGACACTGCCCGACGCCGGGCACGTGGCGATGATGGAGTACCCGGAGGCGGTCGCCCAGGCGTTCCGGGAACTGCTCGACGAAGACGGCGGGAGCTGA
- a CDS encoding DUF3107 domain-containing protein, translating into MEVKIGVQHTPREIVLESGLSAEEVESAVSEALAGKAQLLSLTDEKGRKVLVPADRIAYVEIGEPSTRRVGFGAL; encoded by the coding sequence GTGGAGGTCAAGATCGGGGTGCAGCACACGCCCCGGGAGATCGTTCTGGAGAGCGGGCTTTCCGCCGAAGAGGTCGAGAGCGCGGTTTCCGAGGCTCTCGCCGGCAAGGCGCAGCTGCTCAGCCTCACGGACGAGAAGGGCCGCAAGGTCCTGGTGCCGGCCGACCGGATCGCCTACGTGGAGATCGGCGAGCCCAGCACACGACGGGTGGGGTTCGGCGCGCTGTAG
- a CDS encoding DEAD/DEAH box helicase encodes MTLPVALSGSDVIGQAKTGTGKTLGFGLPLLERVTVLADVEAGRAAPEKLTDAPQALIVVPTRELCQQVTNDLLTAGKVRNVRVLAIYGGRAYEPQVEALKKGIDVVVGTPGRLLDLAGQRKLDLSHVRVLVLDEADEMLDLGFLPDVERIITMLPAKRQTMLFSATMPGAVISLARRYMSQPTHINATSPDDEGTTVKNTAQHVYRAHSMDKPEMVSRILQANGRGLAMIFCRTKRTAADIAEQLEKRGFASGAVHGDLGQGAREQALRAFRNGKVDVLVCTDVAARGIDVEGVTHVINYQSPEDEKTYLHRIGRTGRAGAKGIAITLVDWDDIPRWQLINKALDLKFPDPPETYSTSPHLYEELDIPAGTKGVLPRTERTRAGLRAEEIEDLGETGGRGRKSAPAAAPAVREERPPRTPRQRRRTRGGSAAEEGAVTVPAPAAEAVEVSGPAESASEPRTPRRRRRSRVGAPDIAAEAAVDVAEAPVVVIDTEPAAKTRTRAARATKAKADVTVEVEAEAVAATKPRRSRARVVKPVTDEVDFQIAPVAEPAPEAKTVTKPRRRARVIKPAEDEVDFQIAPIAEPETDARPRRRTRAAAKPKTEAVADAAVAEGEAKPRRRRAPRAAAAKTES; translated from the coding sequence ATGACGCTCCCCGTAGCGCTCTCCGGCTCCGATGTCATCGGGCAGGCCAAGACCGGCACCGGCAAGACCCTCGGTTTCGGTCTGCCGCTGCTGGAGCGCGTCACCGTCCTCGCGGACGTCGAGGCGGGCCGGGCCGCGCCCGAGAAGCTGACCGACGCGCCGCAGGCACTGATCGTCGTCCCCACCCGCGAGCTCTGCCAGCAGGTCACCAACGACCTGCTGACCGCCGGCAAGGTCCGTAACGTCCGCGTCCTCGCGATCTACGGCGGCCGGGCGTACGAGCCCCAGGTGGAGGCCCTCAAGAAGGGCATCGACGTCGTCGTCGGCACCCCGGGCCGACTGCTCGACCTGGCGGGCCAGCGCAAGCTCGACCTCTCGCACGTCCGCGTCCTCGTCCTGGACGAGGCCGACGAGATGCTCGACCTGGGCTTCCTGCCCGACGTCGAGCGCATCATCACGATGCTGCCGGCCAAGCGGCAGACCATGCTGTTCTCGGCGACCATGCCGGGTGCGGTCATCAGTCTGGCGCGTCGCTACATGTCGCAGCCGACCCACATCAACGCCACCTCGCCCGACGACGAGGGCACCACCGTCAAGAACACGGCGCAGCACGTCTACCGCGCCCACTCGATGGACAAGCCCGAGATGGTCTCGCGCATCCTGCAGGCCAACGGCCGCGGACTCGCGATGATCTTCTGCCGCACCAAGCGCACCGCGGCCGACATCGCCGAGCAGCTGGAGAAGCGCGGATTCGCCTCCGGCGCGGTCCACGGCGACCTCGGCCAGGGCGCCCGCGAGCAGGCGCTGCGCGCCTTCCGCAACGGCAAGGTGGACGTGCTCGTCTGCACGGACGTCGCGGCCCGCGGTATCGATGTCGAGGGTGTCACCCACGTCATCAACTACCAGTCGCCCGAGGACGAGAAGACCTACCTGCACCGGATCGGCCGGACCGGCCGCGCCGGCGCCAAGGGCATCGCGATCACGCTGGTCGACTGGGACGACATCCCGCGCTGGCAGCTGATCAACAAGGCGCTGGACCTGAAGTTCCCGGACCCGCCCGAGACGTACTCCACCTCCCCGCACCTGTACGAGGAGCTGGACATCCCGGCCGGCACCAAGGGTGTCCTGCCGCGCACCGAGCGGACCCGTGCCGGCCTGCGGGCCGAGGAGATCGAGGACCTCGGCGAGACGGGCGGCCGCGGCCGCAAGTCCGCCCCCGCCGCGGCGCCCGCCGTCCGCGAGGAGCGTCCCCCGCGCACCCCGCGTCAGCGTCGTCGCACCCGGGGCGGATCGGCCGCCGAAGAGGGCGCCGTCACGGTGCCCGCACCGGCCGCGGAGGCCGTCGAGGTATCCGGGCCCGCCGAGAGCGCCTCGGAGCCGCGTACGCCGCGCCGTCGCCGGCGCAGCCGCGTCGGTGCCCCGGACATCGCGGCCGAGGCCGCGGTGGACGTGGCCGAGGCCCCGGTCGTCGTCATCGACACCGAGCCCGCCGCGAAGACCAGGACCAGGGCCGCCAGGGCGACCAAGGCCAAGGCCGATGTCACGGTCGAGGTGGAGGCCGAGGCCGTGGCCGCGACGAAGCCGCGCCGCAGCCGCGCCCGGGTCGTGAAGCCGGTGACGGACGAGGTCGACTTCCAGATCGCCCCCGTGGCCGAGCCCGCTCCCGAGGCGAAGACGGTGACCAAGCCGCGCCGCCGTGCCCGGGTGATCAAGCCGGCCGAGGACGAGGTCGACTTCCAGATCGCACCGATCGCCGAGCCCGAGACGGACGCCAGGCCGCGTCGTCGCACCCGTGCGGCCGCGAAGCCGAAGACGGAGGCCGTGGCGGACGCCGCGGTCGCCGAGGGCGAGGCCAAGCCGCGCAGGCGGCGGGCGCCGCGAGCGGCTGCCGCCAAGACCGAGAGCTGA
- a CDS encoding TetR/AcrR family transcriptional regulator: MTAIEQTEAARPRGTRLPRRARRNQLLGAAQEVFVAQGYHSAAMDDIAERAGVSKPVLYQHFPGKLELYLALLDQHCESLLQSVRTALASTSDNKLRVAATMDAYFAYVEDEGGAFRLVFESDLTNEPAVRERVDRVSLQCAEAISDVIAGDTGLSKDESMLLAVGLGGVSQVVARYWLSSRSAIPRDTAVQLLTSLAWRGIAGFPLHGIDQH; encoded by the coding sequence GTGACAGCCATCGAGCAGACCGAGGCGGCGCGCCCGCGGGGCACTCGCCTGCCGCGTCGCGCCCGACGCAATCAGCTCCTGGGCGCCGCCCAGGAGGTCTTCGTCGCGCAGGGCTACCACTCCGCCGCGATGGACGACATCGCGGAACGGGCCGGGGTCAGCAAACCGGTGCTCTATCAGCACTTCCCGGGCAAGCTGGAGCTGTACCTGGCCCTGCTGGACCAGCACTGCGAGTCGCTGCTCCAGTCGGTGCGCACGGCGCTCGCGTCGACGAGCGACAACAAGCTGCGCGTGGCCGCGACGATGGACGCCTACTTCGCGTACGTCGAGGACGAGGGCGGCGCCTTCCGGCTGGTCTTCGAGTCGGACCTGACCAACGAGCCCGCCGTGCGCGAGCGGGTCGACCGGGTCTCGCTGCAGTGCGCCGAGGCGATCTCCGACGTGATCGCCGGTGACACCGGCCTGTCCAAGGACGAGTCGATGCTGCTCGCCGTGGGCCTGGGCGGGGTGTCCCAGGTGGTCGCCCGCTACTGGCTCTCCAGCCGGTCCGCCATCCCGCGTGACACTGCGGTGCAGCTGCTCACGTCGCTGGCCTGGCGGGGCATCGCGGGCTTCCCGCTGCACGGCATCGATCAGCACTGA
- a CDS encoding ferritin-like fold-containing protein: METPDNATQTPASTKIADQDWATASTEPQYRAAVVDLLGALAYGELAAFERLAEDAKLAPTLGDKAALAKMASAEFHHFERLTDRLTAIEVEPTGAMEPFAKALDDFHRQTAPSDWLEGLVKAYVGDSIASDFYREVAARLDSDTRSLVLAVLDDTGHGNFAVEKVRAAIEADPRLGGRLALWARRLMGEALSQAQRVVADRDALSTMLVGGVADGFDLAEVGRMFSRITEAHTKRMATLGLAA; encoded by the coding sequence ATGGAGACGCCTGACAACGCCACGCAAACCCCCGCATCCACCAAAATCGCCGACCAGGACTGGGCCACCGCGTCCACGGAGCCGCAGTACCGGGCCGCCGTCGTGGACCTGCTGGGGGCACTTGCCTACGGGGAGCTGGCGGCCTTCGAGAGGCTCGCCGAGGACGCGAAACTCGCGCCGACGCTGGGTGACAAGGCGGCGCTGGCGAAGATGGCGTCCGCGGAATTCCATCACTTCGAGCGGCTGACCGACCGGCTGACGGCGATCGAGGTGGAGCCGACCGGCGCCATGGAGCCGTTCGCCAAGGCGCTCGACGACTTCCACCGCCAGACCGCGCCGTCGGACTGGCTGGAAGGCCTGGTCAAGGCCTATGTCGGTGACTCGATCGCCAGTGACTTCTACCGCGAGGTCGCGGCCCGGCTCGACTCCGACACCCGCTCCCTCGTGCTCGCCGTGCTCGACGACACGGGCCACGGCAACTTCGCCGTCGAGAAGGTGCGCGCCGCGATCGAGGCGGACCCGAGGCTCGGCGGCCGGCTCGCGCTGTGGGCACGCCGGCTGATGGGCGAGGCGCTCTCGCAGGCGCAGCGGGTGGTGGCCGACCGCGACGCGCTGTCGACCATGCTGGTGGGCGGGGTCGCCGACGGATTCGACCTGGCCGAGGTCGGCCGGATGTTCTCGCGGATCACCGAGGCGCACACCAAGCGCATGGCCACTCTGGGGCTTGCGGCCTAG
- a CDS encoding alpha/beta fold hydrolase: MSRPPTFTPPPCARARTLHTSRGDFAVLDASPRTARRGTALLLPGFTGSKEDFIALLEPLADAGYRAVAVDGRGQYETDGTDRQEAYENEELALDALAQTAALGLGDSAVHLLGHSLGGLIARAAAILDPAPFRSLTLMSSGPAQVVESQQVRLKILGDALATMSMERVWEAMRASDPPAEAETDGEDLRRRWMRHTPAQLIATGRTLATEPDRVAEVAATGLPVHVISGERDDVWPVPLLDAMAHRLGAHRTRIEGAEHSPNTDRPDPTAAALISFWDSL, encoded by the coding sequence ATGAGCCGGCCACCCACCTTCACTCCGCCCCCTTGCGCCCGTGCCCGTACGCTGCACACCTCGCGCGGGGACTTCGCCGTGCTGGACGCCTCACCGCGTACCGCCCGACGCGGCACCGCTCTCCTGCTGCCCGGCTTCACCGGCAGCAAGGAGGACTTCATCGCCCTGCTGGAACCGCTCGCCGACGCCGGTTACCGTGCCGTCGCCGTCGACGGCCGCGGGCAGTACGAGACCGACGGAACGGACCGTCAGGAAGCTTACGAAAATGAGGAGTTGGCGCTTGACGCACTCGCGCAGACGGCCGCACTCGGCCTGGGGGACAGCGCGGTCCACCTGCTCGGGCACTCGCTCGGCGGGCTGATCGCACGCGCTGCGGCGATCCTCGACCCGGCGCCGTTCCGGTCGCTGACCCTGATGTCCTCCGGGCCCGCCCAGGTCGTCGAGTCCCAGCAGGTCAGGCTGAAGATCCTCGGTGACGCCCTCGCGACCATGAGCATGGAGCGGGTCTGGGAGGCGATGCGCGCCTCCGACCCGCCCGCGGAGGCCGAGACGGACGGCGAGGACCTGCGGCGGCGCTGGATGCGCCACACGCCCGCCCAGCTGATCGCCACCGGCCGCACGCTGGCCACCGAGCCCGACCGGGTGGCCGAGGTCGCCGCCACCGGGCTGCCGGTCCATGTGATCTCCGGCGAGCGCGACGACGTCTGGCCGGTTCCCCTGCTCGACGCGATGGCGCACCGGCTGGGCGCCCACCGGACCCGGATCGAGGGCGCCGAGCACTCCCCCAACACGGACCGGCCGGATCCGACGGCGGCCGCGCTGATCTCCTTCTGGGACAGCCTGTAG
- a CDS encoding MarC family protein produces MFDVAVFGSLFLTLFVIMDPPGITPIFLALTAGRPAKMQRRMALQAVSVAFGVIAVFGVLGQQILDYLHVSVPALMIAGGLLLLLIALDLLTGKTDEPTQTKDVNVALVPLGMPLLAGPGAIVSVILAVQHADSVGSQVSVWTAIVAMHIVLWLTMRYSLLIIRVIKDGGVVLVTRLAGMMLSAIAVQQIINGVTQVIQNA; encoded by the coding sequence GTGTTCGACGTCGCTGTCTTCGGATCCCTTTTTCTCACGCTTTTTGTGATTATGGATCCGCCCGGAATCACCCCGATCTTCCTGGCCCTCACCGCCGGCCGCCCCGCCAAGATGCAGCGCAGAATGGCGCTGCAGGCGGTCTCCGTCGCCTTCGGCGTGATCGCCGTCTTCGGCGTGCTCGGCCAGCAGATCCTGGACTACCTGCATGTCTCCGTACCCGCGCTGATGATCGCGGGCGGGCTGCTCCTGCTGCTGATCGCACTGGATCTGCTGACCGGCAAGACCGACGAGCCGACGCAGACGAAGGACGTCAACGTGGCGCTCGTACCCCTGGGTATGCCGCTGCTCGCCGGTCCCGGCGCGATCGTCTCGGTGATCCTCGCCGTGCAGCACGCCGACAGCGTGGGGAGCCAGGTCTCGGTCTGGACGGCGATCGTCGCCATGCACATCGTGCTCTGGCTGACCATGCGGTACTCGCTGCTGATCATCCGGGTCATCAAGGACGGCGGCGTCGTGCTGGTCACCAGGCTGGCCGGGATGATGCTGTCCGCCATCGCCGTGCAGCAGATCATCAACGGTGTCACCCAGGTCATCCAGAACGCCTGA
- a CDS encoding NYN domain-containing protein → MNEAEIGERLDRTNELLQRVLAEVSKTPSTHAIFVDAGYVYAAAGLLVTGTEDRRSFDLDSEGLIEAFIDKARTIFADSRLLRVYWYDGARRRIHTVEQQSIAELPDVKVRLGNLNANNQQKGVDSLIRTDLESLARHRAISDAALVGGDEDLVSAVEAAQGYGARVHLWGIEAGEGRNQAEPLLWEVDSQRTFDLDFCRPYVTRRPVTTYEDDSPAPSREDVRFVGAQIAATWLSARGRDALADLLPGRPYLPGSVDQDLLVEAERLLQHSLRGHAHLRRALRDGFWQHLQSQY, encoded by the coding sequence ATGAACGAGGCAGAGATCGGCGAGCGCCTGGACCGCACCAACGAGCTGCTCCAGCGCGTGCTCGCCGAGGTGTCGAAGACCCCCTCGACCCACGCGATCTTCGTGGACGCCGGCTATGTGTACGCCGCGGCCGGGCTGCTCGTCACCGGCACCGAGGACCGGCGCTCCTTCGACCTCGACTCGGAGGGGCTGATCGAGGCCTTCATCGACAAGGCCCGCACGATCTTCGCGGACAGCAGACTCCTGCGCGTGTACTGGTACGACGGAGCCAGGCGCCGGATCCACACCGTCGAGCAGCAGTCCATCGCGGAACTCCCCGACGTCAAGGTCAGACTCGGCAACCTCAACGCCAACAACCAGCAGAAGGGCGTCGATTCACTCATCCGCACCGACCTCGAATCGCTCGCCCGCCACCGCGCCATCAGTGACGCCGCACTCGTCGGCGGCGACGAGGACCTGGTGTCGGCCGTCGAGGCCGCGCAGGGGTACGGGGCCCGCGTCCACCTGTGGGGCATCGAGGCCGGGGAAGGCCGCAACCAGGCCGAACCGCTGCTCTGGGAGGTCGACAGCCAGCGCACCTTCGACCTCGACTTCTGCCGCCCCTATGTGACCAGACGCCCCGTCACCACCTACGAGGACGACTCCCCGGCGCCCTCGCGCGAGGACGTCCGCTTCGTCGGTGCGCAGATCGCCGCGACCTGGCTCTCCGCCCGCGGCCGCGACGCCCTGGCCGACCTCCTCCCCGGGCGCCCGTATCTGCCGGGCTCCGTCGACCAGGACCTGCTGGTCGAGGCCGAACGCCTGCTCCAGCACTCGCTGCGCGGCCACGCCCATCTGCGGCGGGCGCTGCGCGACGGCTTCTGGCAGCACCTTCAGTCGCAGTACTGA
- a CDS encoding DUF6758 family protein — MRGEPSCPKCGGRVKAPGFFDDTWQCDVHGSVHPLQPVIPPGVEALGVVVHRARVPVWMPWPLPVGWLFTGVACAGDDRGGGRATAVACSGPGPLGGIGELLLVAEELGVGLGARYAGIEGPDPGPYLRVDGPPDVKVLAAGRPTPLWHVKDAPDDRAVFAGEACGLWLWAVVWPEQSGLLMYDELVLTDLRDAGGEVDLVPCGALTPRLLGGP; from the coding sequence ATGAGGGGCGAACCCAGTTGCCCGAAGTGCGGAGGCCGGGTCAAGGCGCCCGGTTTCTTCGACGACACCTGGCAGTGCGATGTGCACGGCAGCGTGCACCCGCTGCAGCCGGTCATCCCGCCCGGCGTCGAGGCGCTCGGTGTGGTGGTGCACCGCGCCCGGGTGCCGGTGTGGATGCCCTGGCCGCTGCCGGTGGGCTGGCTCTTCACCGGTGTGGCGTGCGCGGGGGACGACCGCGGAGGTGGCCGGGCCACCGCCGTCGCCTGTTCCGGACCGGGGCCGCTCGGCGGCATCGGTGAGCTGCTGCTCGTCGCCGAGGAGCTCGGTGTCGGACTCGGTGCGCGGTACGCCGGGATCGAGGGCCCCGACCCGGGCCCGTACCTCCGGGTGGACGGGCCGCCGGACGTCAAGGTGCTCGCCGCCGGACGCCCGACCCCGCTCTGGCACGTGAAGGACGCCCCCGACGACCGGGCGGTCTTCGCGGGCGAGGCGTGCGGCCTGTGGCTCTGGGCGGTCGTCTGGCCCGAGCAGTCGGGACTCCTGATGTACGACGAGCTGGTGCTGACCGATCTGCGTGACGCCGGGGGAGAGGTCGACCTCGTGCCCTGCGGTGCGCTCACGCCCCGGCTGCTGGGCGGGCCCTGA
- a CDS encoding PHP domain-containing protein, producing MRIDLHTHSTASDGTDTPAELVRNAAAAGLDVVALTDHDTVRGHAEALAALPEGLTLVTGAELSCRLDGVGLHMLAYLFDPDEPELARERELVRDDRVPRARTMVRKLQELGVPVEWEQVARIAGDGSVGRPHIATALVELGVVETVSDAFVPQWLADGGRAHAQKHELDPFDAIRLVKAAGGVTVLAHPAAVKRGNVVPESAIAELAAAGLGGVEVDHMDHDGPTRARLRGLARELGLLTTGSSDYHGSRKTVRLGENATDPEIYGEITRRATGAFPVPGAGGPLAP from the coding sequence GTGCGCATCGACCTGCACACCCACTCCACCGCGTCGGACGGTACGGACACCCCCGCCGAGCTGGTGCGGAACGCCGCCGCCGCGGGTCTGGACGTCGTCGCCCTCACCGACCACGACACGGTCCGCGGGCACGCCGAGGCGCTCGCCGCCCTGCCCGAGGGGCTCACCCTGGTCACCGGCGCGGAGCTGTCCTGCCGGCTCGACGGTGTGGGCCTGCACATGCTGGCGTACCTCTTCGACCCGGACGAGCCCGAGCTGGCGCGCGAGCGCGAGCTGGTGCGCGACGACCGGGTGCCGCGCGCCAGGACCATGGTGCGCAAGCTCCAGGAGCTGGGCGTGCCGGTGGAGTGGGAGCAGGTCGCGCGGATCGCCGGGGACGGATCGGTCGGGCGGCCGCACATCGCCACCGCACTGGTCGAGCTCGGCGTCGTCGAGACCGTGTCCGACGCCTTCGTCCCGCAGTGGCTCGCCGACGGCGGCCGCGCCCACGCGCAGAAGCACGAACTCGATCCGTTCGACGCGATCCGGCTGGTCAAGGCCGCCGGCGGCGTCACCGTCCTCGCCCACCCCGCCGCCGTCAAACGCGGCAATGTGGTCCCCGAGTCCGCGATCGCCGAGCTGGCCGCGGCCGGGCTCGGCGGTGTCGAGGTCGACCACATGGACCACGACGGACCGACCCGGGCCAGGCTGCGCGGGCTCGCCCGCGAGCTGGGGCTGCTCACCACCGGGTCGAGCGACTACCACGGCAGCCGCAAGACCGTACGGCTCGGCGAGAACGCCACCGACCCCGAGATCTACGGCGAGATCACCCGGCGCGCCACAGGGGCCTTCCCGGTGCCGGGAGCCGGCGGACCGCTCGCCCCGTAA
- a CDS encoding DUF3152 domain-containing protein encodes MGRHSRKGPEAKGPEAGPAPVDAGAGREGTRPAPGSGRRRRPGEVPSGTGGHTPFQGVPQVRGGHPEQHEPGGGWGTGPIERPGTPGGVPGRTGVQAPAQARPQVPRNAQGAGTKPLIPGPRREFVEAFDAPSASRGPAPEPAAPADPCSSVSDRDERPPGGEDAPKDSKDPKDSRGGRGRTFTGIAAAAVTTVLAVVVAGQVTHDSGGRTSAAQPAGVDRDGTDDTSRSDNRNTPAPKVVLKPLSYEQKMAKAYPLAPKLKGSGKFEAVPGEAKAPGKGRKYRYRIDVEKGLGLDSALFAEAVQKTLNDERSWAHDGEMTFERISTGEPDFVITLASPGTTGVWCEKSGLDTTQDNVSCDSAATERVMINAYRWAQGSSTFGPDKLYSYRQMLINHEVGHRLGHNHVSCGTPGALAPVMQQQTKSLNIDGIKCRANAWVHPVG; translated from the coding sequence GTGGGACGACACAGTCGAAAGGGCCCTGAGGCCAAGGGGCCCGAGGCCGGGCCCGCCCCGGTGGACGCGGGCGCCGGGCGCGAGGGCACTCGGCCCGCACCCGGCAGCGGCCGGCGCAGGCGGCCGGGCGAGGTGCCATCGGGCACCGGTGGCCACACCCCGTTCCAGGGCGTTCCCCAGGTGCGCGGCGGTCACCCCGAACAACATGAACCCGGCGGTGGCTGGGGCACCGGGCCGATCGAGCGGCCGGGCACGCCGGGCGGCGTCCCCGGCCGCACCGGTGTCCAGGCACCGGCACAGGCGCGTCCGCAGGTACCGCGGAACGCGCAGGGGGCCGGCACCAAGCCGCTGATACCGGGACCGCGACGGGAGTTCGTCGAGGCCTTCGACGCCCCGTCCGCATCCCGCGGCCCGGCACCTGAACCGGCCGCCCCCGCCGATCCGTGCAGCTCCGTCAGCGACCGGGACGAGCGGCCGCCGGGCGGCGAGGACGCCCCCAAGGACTCCAAGGACCCCAAGGACTCCAGGGGCGGCAGGGGCCGCACCTTCACCGGTATCGCGGCCGCCGCGGTGACCACGGTGCTCGCGGTGGTCGTGGCGGGCCAGGTCACCCACGACAGCGGCGGCCGGACCAGTGCCGCGCAGCCCGCGGGCGTCGACCGCGACGGCACCGACGACACCTCCCGTTCGGACAACAGGAATACCCCCGCGCCCAAGGTGGTGCTCAAGCCCCTTTCGTACGAGCAGAAAATGGCCAAGGCCTATCCGCTGGCACCGAAGCTCAAGGGTTCGGGGAAATTCGAAGCCGTACCCGGTGAGGCGAAGGCTCCGGGCAAGGGGCGCAAGTACCGCTACCGGATCGACGTCGAGAAGGGGCTCGGGCTCGACTCCGCGCTCTTTGCCGAGGCGGTCCAGAAAACTCTTAATGATGAACGGAGTTGGGCACACGACGGGGAGATGACCTTCGAAAGGATTTCCACCGGCGAGCCGGATTTCGTGATCACGCTGGCCAGTCCGGGAACCACCGGAGTCTGGTGCGAGAAATCCGGGCTGGACACGACGCAGGACAACGTCTCGTGCGACTCCGCCGCCACCGAGCGCGTGATGATCAACGCCTATCGCTGGGCCCAGGGGTCCTCCACCTTCGGCCCTGACAAGCTCTACTCCTACCGCCAGATGCTGATCAACCACGAGGTGGGCCACCGGCTGGGGCACAACCATGTGAGCTGCGGCACGCCGGGCGCGCTCGCTCCGGTGATGCAGCAGCAGACCAAATCGCTGAATATCGACGGTATCAAGTGCCGCGCCAACGCCTGGGTGCATCCGGTCGGTTGA